One stretch of Actinacidiphila sp. DG2A-62 DNA includes these proteins:
- a CDS encoding homoserine dehydrogenase: MMRTRPLKVALLGCGVVGSEVTRIITTQADDLAQRIGAPIELAGIAVRRPNRVREGVPSDLLTTDATALVKRGDIDVVVEVIGGIEPVRTLITTAFEHGASVVSANKALLAADGASLHAKAAEHGVDLYYEAAVAGAIPLIRPLRESLAGDRVTRVLGIVNGTTNFILDKMDSTGAGYSEALDEATALGYAEADPTADVEGFDAAAKAAILAGIAFHTRVTIDDVHREGLTEVTAADIASARKMGCTVKMLAICERSADGRSVTARVHPAMIPLSHPLASVREAYNAVFVEAEAAGRLMFYGPGAGGAPTASAVLGDLVAACRNKLAATTGAGESAYTHLPVSPMGDVVTRYHISLDVADKPGVLAQVATVFAEHDVSIDTVRQQGKDGEASLVVVTHRAKDAALSATVGALRNLDTVRGVASIMRVEGE; the protein is encoded by the coding sequence ATGATGCGTACGCGTCCGCTGAAGGTGGCGCTCCTGGGGTGCGGTGTGGTCGGCTCCGAGGTCACGCGCATCATCACGACGCAGGCGGACGACCTGGCCCAGCGGATCGGCGCGCCGATCGAGCTGGCCGGGATCGCCGTCCGCCGCCCCAACCGGGTCCGCGAGGGCGTGCCGTCCGACCTGCTCACCACCGACGCCACCGCGCTGGTCAAGCGCGGCGACATCGACGTGGTGGTCGAGGTCATCGGCGGCATCGAGCCGGTCCGCACGCTGATCACCACCGCCTTCGAGCACGGCGCGTCGGTCGTCTCGGCGAACAAGGCGCTGCTGGCCGCGGACGGCGCGAGCCTGCACGCCAAGGCTGCCGAGCACGGCGTGGACCTCTACTACGAGGCCGCGGTGGCCGGTGCGATCCCGCTGATCAGGCCGCTGCGCGAGTCGCTGGCCGGCGACCGGGTCACCCGGGTGCTGGGCATCGTCAACGGCACCACCAACTTCATCCTCGACAAGATGGACTCCACCGGCGCCGGCTACAGCGAGGCGCTGGACGAGGCCACCGCGCTCGGTTACGCCGAGGCCGACCCGACCGCCGACGTGGAGGGCTTCGACGCCGCCGCGAAGGCCGCGATCCTGGCCGGGATCGCCTTCCACACCCGCGTCACCATCGACGACGTGCACCGCGAGGGCCTCACCGAGGTCACCGCCGCGGACATCGCGTCGGCCAGGAAGATGGGATGCACGGTCAAGATGCTCGCGATCTGCGAGCGCTCGGCCGACGGCCGTTCGGTCACCGCCCGGGTGCACCCGGCGATGATCCCGCTGAGCCACCCGCTGGCCTCCGTCCGGGAGGCGTACAACGCCGTCTTCGTCGAGGCGGAGGCGGCCGGGCGGCTGATGTTCTACGGTCCCGGCGCCGGCGGTGCACCCACCGCCTCCGCCGTCCTCGGCGACCTGGTGGCCGCCTGCCGCAACAAGCTGGCGGCGACCACCGGAGCCGGCGAGTCCGCGTACACGCACCTGCCGGTCAGCCCGATGGGGGATGTGGTCACCCGCTACCACATCAGCCTCGACGTGGCGGACAAACCCGGCGTCCTCGCTCAGGTCGCCACGGTGTTCGCCGAGCACGACGTGTCCATCGACACCGTGCGCCAGCAAGGCAAGGACGGGGAGGCCTCGTTGGTCGTCGTGACCCACCGGGCCAAGGACGCGGCGCTCTCGGCGACCGTGGGGGCCTTGCGCAATCTCGACACCGTACGCGGTGTGGCCAGCATCATGCGCGTGGAAGGGGAGTAG
- the thrC gene encoding threonine synthase, translated as MPDGAAAPRTGRAAGAHQWRGIIEEYRDRLPVSASTPVVSLLEGGTPLVPAQVLSERTGCDVYLKVEGANPTGSFKDRGMTMAISRAKEEGAQAVICASTGNTSASAAAYAVRAGMVCAVLVPQGKIALGKMGQALVHGSRILQVDGNFDDCLDLARGLSEKYPVALVNSVNPVRIEGQKTAAFEIVDALGDAPDIHVLPVGNAGNITAYWKGYREYAADGVASRRPRMWGFQASGAAPIVNGEPVRQPQTIATAIRIGNPASWQFAEQARDESGGLIEAVTDRQILVAYRLLAAQEGVFVEPASAASVAGLLKAADEGRVDPGQRIVCTVTGNGLKDPDWAVAGAPQPTTVPVDADTAARSLGLA; from the coding sequence ATGCCCGACGGCGCCGCGGCGCCGCGCACCGGCCGCGCCGCCGGCGCCCACCAGTGGCGGGGGATCATCGAGGAGTACCGGGACCGGCTGCCGGTCTCCGCCTCGACCCCCGTGGTCAGCCTGCTGGAGGGCGGTACGCCGCTGGTGCCCGCGCAGGTGCTGTCCGAGCGGACCGGCTGCGACGTGTACCTGAAGGTCGAGGGCGCCAACCCCACCGGGTCGTTCAAGGACCGCGGCATGACCATGGCGATCTCGCGGGCCAAGGAGGAGGGCGCCCAGGCCGTCATCTGCGCCTCCACCGGCAACACCTCCGCGTCGGCCGCGGCGTACGCGGTGCGCGCCGGGATGGTCTGCGCGGTGCTGGTGCCGCAGGGCAAGATCGCGCTGGGCAAGATGGGCCAGGCGCTGGTGCACGGCAGCCGCATCCTCCAGGTGGACGGCAACTTCGACGACTGCCTGGACCTCGCCCGGGGGCTGAGCGAGAAGTACCCGGTGGCGCTGGTCAACTCGGTCAACCCGGTCCGCATCGAGGGCCAGAAGACCGCCGCGTTCGAGATCGTGGACGCGCTCGGCGACGCGCCGGACATCCATGTGCTCCCGGTCGGCAACGCGGGCAACATCACCGCGTACTGGAAGGGCTACCGCGAGTACGCGGCGGACGGTGTGGCGTCGAGGCGGCCGCGGATGTGGGGCTTCCAGGCGTCCGGCGCCGCGCCGATCGTCAACGGCGAGCCGGTGCGCCAGCCGCAGACCATCGCCACCGCGATCCGGATCGGCAACCCGGCGTCCTGGCAGTTCGCCGAGCAGGCGCGGGACGAGTCCGGCGGGCTGATCGAGGCGGTGACGGACCGCCAGATCCTGGTCGCGTACCGGCTGCTCGCCGCGCAGGAGGGCGTCTTCGTCGAGCCCGCGTCGGCCGCGTCGGTGGCCGGGCTGCTCAAGGCCGCGGACGAGGGCCGGGTCGACCCCGGCCAGCGGATCGTCTGCACGGTCACCGGCAACGGCCTGAAGGACCCGGACTGGGCGGTGGCCGGGGCGCCGCAGCCCACCACGGTCCCGGTCGACGCGGACACCGCGGCCCGCAGCCTCGGGCTGGCCTGA
- the thrB gene encoding homoserine kinase — translation MAGPAFRAAAVRVRVPASSANLGPGFDAFGLALGLYDDVVVRVADAGLHVDIAGEGADTLARDEKHLVVRSLRTAFDLLGGQPRGLEVVCANRIPHGRGLGSSSAAICAGIIAARAVTIGGPGVLDDTALLELATEIEGHPDNVAACLMGGFTLAWTEGGAARAVRMDPAGSLVPVVFVPAVPLATETARGLLPRTVPHVDAAANAGRAALLVEALTRRPELLLPATEDRLHQEYRGPAMPESLALVNRLRAEGVPAVVSGAGPTVLALTDEGAADKVSRFAGEGWAANRLALDTAGASVLPLAGGQ, via the coding sequence ATGGCCGGTCCCGCGTTCCGCGCTGCCGCAGTACGAGTGCGCGTCCCCGCGAGCAGCGCCAACCTCGGCCCCGGCTTCGACGCGTTCGGCCTGGCCCTGGGGCTCTACGACGACGTGGTGGTCCGCGTCGCCGACGCCGGGCTGCACGTGGACATCGCGGGCGAGGGCGCCGACACGCTGGCCCGCGACGAGAAGCACCTGGTGGTGCGGTCGCTGCGGACCGCCTTCGACCTGCTCGGCGGCCAGCCGCGCGGCCTGGAGGTGGTGTGCGCCAACCGCATCCCGCACGGCCGCGGCCTCGGCTCCTCCTCGGCCGCCATCTGCGCGGGCATCATCGCCGCCCGCGCGGTCACCATAGGCGGGCCCGGGGTGCTCGACGACACCGCGCTGCTGGAGCTGGCCACCGAGATCGAGGGCCACCCCGACAACGTCGCCGCCTGCCTGATGGGCGGCTTCACGCTCGCCTGGACCGAGGGCGGCGCCGCCCGCGCGGTCCGGATGGACCCCGCCGGCTCGCTGGTGCCGGTGGTCTTCGTGCCGGCCGTGCCGCTGGCCACCGAGACCGCCCGCGGACTGCTGCCGCGTACCGTCCCCCATGTGGACGCCGCGGCGAACGCCGGCCGGGCCGCCCTGCTCGTGGAGGCGCTCACCCGGCGTCCTGAGCTGCTGCTTCCCGCCACCGAGGACCGCCTGCACCAGGAGTACCGGGGTCCGGCCATGCCGGAGAGCCTGGCGCTGGTGAACCGGTTGCGCGCGGAGGGCGTCCCTGCTGTCGTGTCGGGCGCCGGGCCCACGGTGCTCGCGCTGACCGACGAGGGGGCCGCGGACAAGGTCTCCCGGTTCGCCGGTGAGGGCTGGGCGGCCAACCGCCTGGCGCTGGACACGGCCGGGGCCAGTGTCCTGCCGCTCGCAGGGGGGCAGTGA
- the rho gene encoding transcription termination factor Rho: MSDTTDLMGVRADNSVASSDAAAPASGAAPASPTRRRRTGTGLDGMVLAELQQLASGLGIKGTARMRKSQLIETIKERQAGGGATAPQAEAAPAAEKPKRRATSRARLEQAGEVETAQGAEAQQIEIPGQPAGEKAKTAARAEQSDRGDRAGQAAQAAADTAEGRQGGAADADRADRGDKGGDRADKGEKADKGERGDRGDKGGDAKQGQGGDDRQDRQRGQRGDRRERQRDRQRNRGEDGGDGNRQQRQGGGQNQGQGQQGGGQQDDDEFGEGRGRRRGRYRDRRGRGRGRDDFAGGGEPQVADDDVLIPVAGILDILDNYAFIRTSGYLPGPNDVYVSLAQVRKNGLRKGDHVTGAVRQPKDGERREKFNALVRLDSANGMGADSGRGRPEFNKLTPLYPQDRLRLESDPGVLTTRIIDLVSPIGKGQRGLIVAPPKTGKTMIMQAIANAITTNNPECHLMVVLVDERPEEVTDMQRSVKGEVISSTFDRPAEDHTTVAELAIERAKRLVELGHDVVVLLDSITRLGRAYNLAAPASGRILSGGVDSTALYPPKRFFGAARNIEDGGSLTILATALVETGSRMDEVIFEEFKGTGNMELKLDRKLADKRIFPAVDVDASGTRKEEILLGGEELGIVWKLRRVLHALDQQQAIELLLDKMKQTKSNAEFLLQIAKTTPGQNND; encoded by the coding sequence GTGAGCGACACCACCGATCTGATGGGCGTGCGCGCAGACAACTCTGTCGCCTCGTCCGACGCCGCCGCTCCTGCCTCCGGTGCCGCCCCGGCCAGTCCCACGCGGCGGCGCCGGACCGGTACCGGTCTGGACGGCATGGTCCTGGCCGAACTCCAGCAGCTGGCCTCCGGCCTCGGCATCAAGGGCACCGCGCGGATGCGCAAGAGCCAGCTGATCGAGACCATCAAGGAGCGCCAGGCCGGCGGCGGGGCGACCGCCCCGCAGGCCGAGGCCGCGCCGGCGGCGGAGAAGCCGAAGCGCAGGGCCACCTCCCGGGCCCGTCTGGAGCAGGCGGGCGAGGTCGAGACGGCGCAGGGCGCCGAGGCCCAGCAGATCGAGATCCCCGGCCAGCCGGCCGGTGAGAAGGCCAAGACCGCGGCGAGGGCCGAGCAGTCCGACCGCGGCGACCGCGCCGGGCAGGCCGCCCAGGCCGCCGCCGACACCGCCGAGGGCCGCCAGGGCGGCGCGGCGGACGCGGACCGTGCCGACCGCGGCGACAAGGGCGGTGACCGCGCCGACAAGGGCGAGAAGGCCGACAAGGGCGAGCGCGGCGACCGCGGCGACAAGGGCGGCGACGCCAAGCAGGGCCAGGGCGGCGACGACCGCCAGGACCGCCAGCGCGGCCAGCGCGGCGACCGCCGCGAGCGGCAGCGCGACCGCCAGCGCAACCGCGGCGAGGACGGCGGCGACGGCAACCGCCAGCAGCGCCAGGGCGGCGGCCAGAACCAGGGCCAGGGCCAGCAGGGCGGCGGCCAGCAGGACGACGACGAGTTCGGCGAGGGTCGCGGCCGGCGCCGGGGCCGCTACCGCGACCGCAGGGGCCGCGGCCGGGGCCGTGACGACTTCGCCGGCGGCGGCGAGCCGCAGGTGGCCGACGACGACGTGCTGATCCCGGTCGCCGGCATCCTCGACATCCTCGACAACTACGCGTTCATCCGGACCTCCGGCTACCTGCCGGGCCCGAACGACGTGTACGTCTCGCTCGCCCAGGTCCGTAAGAACGGCCTGCGCAAGGGCGACCACGTCACCGGCGCGGTGCGGCAGCCCAAGGACGGCGAGCGGCGCGAGAAGTTCAACGCGCTGGTCCGGCTGGACTCCGCCAACGGGATGGGCGCCGACTCCGGCCGCGGCCGTCCGGAGTTCAACAAGCTCACCCCGCTCTACCCGCAGGACCGGCTCCGGCTGGAGTCCGACCCGGGTGTGCTGACCACGCGGATCATCGACCTGGTGTCGCCGATCGGCAAGGGCCAGCGCGGCCTGATCGTGGCCCCGCCGAAGACCGGCAAGACCATGATCATGCAGGCGATCGCCAACGCGATCACCACCAACAACCCCGAGTGCCACCTGATGGTCGTCCTGGTCGACGAGCGTCCGGAAGAGGTCACCGACATGCAGCGGTCGGTCAAGGGCGAGGTCATCTCCTCGACCTTCGACCGCCCGGCCGAGGACCACACCACGGTCGCCGAGCTGGCCATCGAGCGCGCCAAGCGGCTGGTGGAGCTGGGCCACGACGTGGTCGTGCTGCTGGACTCCATCACCCGCCTGGGCCGCGCCTACAACCTGGCGGCGCCGGCCTCCGGCCGCATCCTGTCCGGCGGTGTCGACTCCACCGCGCTCTACCCGCCGAAGCGGTTCTTCGGCGCGGCGCGCAACATCGAGGACGGCGGCTCGCTGACCATCCTGGCCACCGCGCTGGTCGAGACCGGCTCGCGGATGGACGAGGTGATCTTCGAGGAGTTCAAGGGCACCGGCAACATGGAGCTCAAGCTCGACCGCAAGCTCGCCGACAAGCGCATCTTCCCCGCGGTGGACGTCGACGCGTCCGGCACCCGCAAGGAGGAGATCCTGCTCGGCGGCGAGGAGCTGGGCATCGTCTGGAAGCTGCGCCGGGTGCTGCACGCGCTGGACCAGCAGCAGGCGATCGAGCTGCTGCTGGACAAGATGAAGCAGACCAAGTCCAACGCGGAGTTCCTGCTGCAGATCGCCAAGACCACGCCTGGCCAGAACAACGACTGA